The Citrus sinensis cultivar Valencia sweet orange chromosome 4, DVS_A1.0, whole genome shotgun sequence DNA segment ttattaagagATTGAGATTTCAAGCCTATCTCacctcataattaatttaggttatatttgatattgagattagacaattaaaacttaaagattactgcattaaaatatttgttaaacaATGATAAGTTAATTTGATTCACTATTTATATGataagaaatttataataaatttattatatttattaaaataattatttaaaaattagatttacTGTGTAGTAATATTAAGTGTACCTTAATCCAAAAACTTATGGTGTATTTACTTTTCGGATTAGGAAATTAGAATTCAGAATTAGAATCATTGATGACATTTACTTCATAAAATAagaatggaaattaaaattgaaatcagaATCATGGGGTTCACCTCAAATTGGGAATAGGGAATAAGAGACTAATTCCTGAGGAGATTGGAAATAAATCTCTCATTCCCATGATTACCAAATTTGCCCCCAtcagaatttcaaaattctaaaactaccttgtattaaattaaaaaatataaatataaaaaaatagcaaaCATTTTGAACCCTCGAGGAAGCCTCCTCCGCAACCAAATCACTTGAGGAAGCCTTAATCACAGCCAAACATTTCTGGACTCCATTTCAGCATTGGGATTGAGCACTGAAGCAGCAGCTGCCCAAATCACTCCAATAGCAGCACAAAACACAGCAGCAACACCTACCGTAGTTAGAAAAACAACGGTCGTTGATGGGTCAGCAACCAATCTCGCCCGTGTCAACAACCTCCGCAAAAATTATGATGgtgatggttttttttttttttttagaaaatgatGCGCtgatgattttttcttttgggcaaagatgattattaatattcttattattattgttatttttttcgacatatatttttatttttattcttgtaatgtttgttattattaatactatatttatttttattgaacttaagttattattatttcttactattattaacaataagttttttaaatgataataacataacaaacaataatgataatattatatctttattattgcattatttattattgtttttgaataatatgacaaatattagaataaataataataattacaataacaaatcaagggtattttagtaatttaatataattcattctgattccaagataaaataaacacataaatgagaatgcaattcatttttattctgattcttaataaataagctattcttatttcaattctttattttgatttcaacTCATTCTAAAAATACCatgtattaaattaaaaaaatataaataaaaaaaaaaaaagcaaacattTTGAACCCTCGAGGAAGCCTCCATCTCAGTCAAATCACTTGAGAAAACCTTAATCACAGCCAAACATTTTCGGCCTCCATTACAGCATTGGGATTGAGCACTGAAGCAGAAGCTGCCTAAACAGCAACACCTACCATCATTAGAAACAGCTGATGCTAATGGGTGCCCCTGTCAGCAACCTTCACAAAaatgacgatgatgatgatttttttttttttttttttttggaaacgaagatgatgattttttttggcaaagattattattattcttattattattgttattttttttgacatatactattattttaattctcgtcatgtttgttattattaatatcatctttattattatcgaacttaaattattattatttcttactattatataaatttttttaatgataataacatagcaaacaataatgataatattatatttttattattgtcattatttattattgcttttgaataatatgacaaatattataattgtttttaataataagataaatattatagtaaataataataattacaataacaaattaagagtattttaataattcaatacaatttatttcgattttaaaataaaataaatatataaataaaaatataatttatttcaatttaaatttaaataaataaattactctTATACCAATTCGTGATTTCCATTTCAGTacattttaattctaataagATTCCCTTTAATCCATTCTGATTCCCTTTAGCACACATACCCTTGCTACAATCATGATTTTTGAGATTCAGTCTTTACGTCAGCCCAGTTCACTCAGGTCCACACTCGGCCCCACACACAGCACAGCTCACCCACTTGCAGAAATCgttaaatttcatttctattttGACCATCTCAATTGCGCACGTTAGggtttcttttccttttttctttcttttatttgatttgatcatTAAATTTGCGCTTTCTTCAATTCTAAAtatcttctttgaatttttattttgtattttgttttctcttcttcaagTCAGAGGACGTAactattctttctttggtagTCTTATGTCATtaacttttactttattgctTACTTCTCGTGTTATAGCGTGTGAAACCGAAGAAAaagttgtttgaaatttggcgtcatattttatcattttttttatactacttGTTCTGGTTTTGCTTTCGAGATTTGGATTTGCTGCTTGGGTTATACAAGAATCTGGGTTTTCAGTTCTTAGGGCCGACTCAATTGGACAAAGCGGAGAGAAGGGTATGTTTATTGCTGCTCATTTCTCTTTTCTAGggtttaattttgtttctcttgGTGAAAACTAATCTGCTTTGGGAGCTTGATTTGttgggaaaagaaaagattagaAAAGCTTTTAAGTTTTGAAGTTGTTTGACTTTATACGTGTTTTAGAGAAACTAGATATTCGGTCTATAGAAGCAGGTACTAGGTTCTCTTGAAAGTTTGCTGATGCTTATTGAAGCTGAGTGTTGGTTTAGTTGTTTGAAGTTCTGCTCAACATATAGATTATTGTGAGAGATAAGTAATGCTTGAGCATCAATCCTGAAATTGGGgtcttctacttcaaactgtTCGATGGTTTAAATTTATgagtgtttgatttttttttttttttttttttggagagtTTGTTGGGGAGGAGTTTGAATTTGTTTACTGAAAATGGATGGCTCAAAAAACCGGCATAACAATGATCATTTGGGTGTGAATAAGATGGGGAAGAATATAAGGAAGAGTCCATTGCACCAACCTAATTTTGCGGCTAATAATAATGTTGCTAATAGGCAACAACCTCAGCCGCAGGTTTACAACATAAGCAAGAATGATTTTAGGAACATTGTGCAGCAACTCACTGGTTCACCTTCACAAGAACCTTTGCCTAGGCCTCCACAAAATCCTCCGAAACCTCAAAGTATGCGGTTGCAGAAGATTCGACCACCCCCATTAGCACCCATTAACAGACCGCATGTTCCCCCTATGGTCTCTGCTCCTGCTCCAGCTCCTGCTCAGGCTCCAGCTGCTGCTCCACTTCCACCTCCAGTTCCATACAATAACGGTTTAGTTAGGCCTCCTCCTCATTATGGTCAATCAATGCCACAATTTGGACAAGTACAACCGGTGGCACCTTGGGACTTGGCGTGGAATAGTACTGCTGAATCTCCTATCTCAGCTTATATGCGAGACCTTCAAAATGCTATTGTAGATCATGGTCCAAGGGGAAACCAACGTCCACCTCATCCACCTGTACATGCCCAACAGGCACATGTTCTGGGCCAAATTCAGCCTCAGCCACCATCCTCTGGCTTACTTCCTAACCCACCTATGCCAGGTTTTCCCACTTCAAGAGTAAATGGTCCTACACCTTTGATGCCTAATCTCCCTTCTCCACAAATGAATGGACCTGGACTTTTACCCTCTCCGACTTCTCAGTTCCTCTGGCCATCTCCCACTAATTACATGAATTTGTTATCCCCACAATCACCTTATCCATTGCTTTCGCCAGGGGTTCAGTTTCCTCCACCACTAACAcccaattttcaattttcaccCGTGGCTCAATCTGGGATTTTAGGTCCGGGGCCTCAACCTCCACCATCCCCAGGCCTTGCTTTTCCATTATCACCTTCAGGGTTTTTTCCCATCTTTAGTCCGAGATGGAGGGATCAGTAGTCAAAGGTGTAACCTTGTTGTCTTCATCAGTACCTGCCAGATGAGGAGCAGGTACCTTGTTTGTGCAAAGAATTGGTCATATCTCATGGGAACTTCATTTGTGAAGATGCAATGTACAATGGTGTAAGAGGTCCCTTGAAAGTTTGTAGTCTACTTTTCCCATGTctattttgttatctttttcacttttcccCCTTTGTTGATACCCATATTGCAGCTTcttttagtttaaattttgtaacatCTGCAATGTTTTTGTGTTCTTGGAAAGTTTTACTTTAGGTATAATACAGAAGATCTGACAACTCAACTGATGACCCTTTACAGGAGTTGTATCATGAAAGACAGCCGTAGCTCGAAAGGAGTTAGAAATATagacattaaaattttatatgtagGAAATTTAGTGAAAGGATTCTTGTGAACTTGTACCATTGTGGATTATCTCAATAACTTTCAAGTTAAATTCTTCTACAGTTAACTGGCATGTTGAAGTAACTGCCTTGGAATTGTTCTCAGTTTATTGTTCCTTGCAGTGCCCACTGCCCAGGGAATTGttgaataatttcaaattatgttCCAAATGTTTTGGTTTGTTTGAATTGTTGTTAGTTCTTTGGTGATGTTGATGTTCGAATTGCTTACCAACTATAGGTTGAAACACTGTCACCAACACTACAGTTGCCGAGAATTAAATTTCTTCTGTTGAAGGGACTGTCAGTTGCAttgttctttttgtttgttgtaCCTTGTTCTGCTCAATGAATCTTTGAATCTTGATTCTTGAATCATCATTTTTCACTTGTTGCAAAGCCTAGAAGAGTTACTagatttaaagtttttggttGATAATTTATTCTCTTTGCTAGGTTGTCCTGCATGTACATggattttgtttcttgatcAACGGCCAAGGGCCAATAACTTAATTGATGTCTCAAGTCATtgatgttttttttctttaaagaaatttgaaaGACAAATATGAGCATGCCTAATTTCGTTGTCATTgctattttatgttaaattgcAACAATCTATAGATATATTACACTCTTGAAATCTACTGAAATTCCATATATATACACTTGTAATTTGTAGAAATGTCTCATTGATGTTCGAAGAGAAATCTGTCCACGATCCGCACTTCTTAATTTagcaaattaatcaattaatagaTGAGCAGTGTGTGACGAGGCCCAAGATGAGGAAGAGGCCCGAGAGAACTCCGGCAGTGGTGCTTTGGTGGTAGATAATTGAAACTGAAGCCACTTGTTTTTATCCACAATTGggttgtaagaaattttatcactttttacttttctttttttttaaccgaGTTTGAGTTTAATCaactttcaatttcaaaccgaatgaaataattaaaatcaagatCAGTTAAAAAGAAGATTTATCAATCTAAATTCAAAGTGATCACGTTTAGATTGTAGCAAAGCAATTGTGAAGATAATTGTTGTTAACCATACtgtaacaataattaattgtgaagataattagttaaatttttggtaaaatttatttttaaaaatgttgtgtgtcatgacccaacccagacctggcaagatattatccgctttgggccttaacaaggcccgcacggatttgttcttggggcgcccatacatcccaaaacgcgtcttgccaattaaggtgtgaatcaccccttataaacccaacatctctcccgtgctttgccgatgtgggattcgcctagggtgttacatacaccccccccccttggggactcagcgtcctcgctgaggtttgccccaccatcgctcaagaggacacgcggagccgctctgataccacaatgtcatgacccaacccagacctggcaagatattgtccgttttgggccttaacaaggcccgcacggatttgttcttggggcgcccatacatcccaaaacgcgtcttgccaattaaagTGTgaatcaccccttataaacccagcatctctcccgtgctttgctgatgtgggattcgcctagggtgttacattgtgagtttttaaaagcagttgcatatatttggtaaattttattattaaattgttgtaaaaatgtaaatgaATGAATTAGACATAATgctgaataaaatttatttacacatttataaacatgtttgtaaaaaaaaaattattatgtatctatattaattgataactaaaacaaatattttatattattgattttattttgtatttgttttctcaaaataatggcaataataataatctctttaaagttAACAATTTATTTCCTAGTGATACCAGTTAAAACCGtactttggaccagtagtccgcaagcttgggtttccagccgatatacctctgtaatcaaaaacctttaaaatattttttctcaggttatacaacccaaaacagacttctctttagtctaaaacagggtaccaaaccagataagaaatgatcaaaagttttctgatgcacagaaTCCTTACTagaaggcaagtgcagagcatacttccttaggttttcaaaatgaacaaatttaatcctttattctttttctttcttagaacttcatttgcagagagagagaagaggtTTAGGGATTCATGGAAGAAAACACACgagttttttttcttggaaatttttttcttatatcttACAAGCAATGGGAGAATCCTTTATATAGAGGAGGACTCTTGAGAagataggacaggacccctatcttttacaaaagtaaaaacaaaagataagataggacaggacccctatcttttacataatggcacaactttaattattacaaaagacaaaagtgatttaataattaaagcatgactttggcaaaagcaaaagcaaaagcttaaagtaaaagcaaactttaataattatgcaaGCATAAAGCGAAACATCATTAtgacaacaagacaaactactttatgGAAAGCGGAGGTTCATGTACTCGTCTTCGGATGAGCTTTCTGTCTCATATGGGTTGTCAGACTTGCTTTTTGAGAAAAAGGTCttggagagctttggatgcttacagTGGGGACCACGGCAAGGTGGATAAGGGCAATTATAATTTCTGGGAGTACACTTTGGAGTATACTTAGGGGAAGTTTGGGTGGCTTTATCAACTTTGGATGGTTGAGCTGGACGTTTGGAAGATTGGGTTGAGGGTCCTGGTTCAGAAGGGCCAGGCTCATCCATTGTTGGTTGGGGAAACTGATGAAGGTGTTGGCTCAGAGGGAGAAATACATCCCATGGGTCTTGGGAATCCtggaacaaaaaattagtgtaatctggtttttcttctttgatgatgatacCTGTAGACTTTGGTTTGGATATGGCGGATGGAGTGGGGATCATGAGGAGGTCATGTTGTGGATCTAAGGAGGTGTGGGAGATATCTTTAAGTGGCGGAGGTTGGTGGTTCAGTTGGCAAAGGTAGTTGTGTAGGACATCttgtatgtcattttcaaTTACAGCTATATGTGGGGCAGtgaaccattcatatacctggtcttgagtccaaaagagtTTGGTGTCTGGGtgttggaagtatggcctgtgaatAATAAAGACTGATGTGAACAGTGGTGCTTCAGGGGCAGGCATACGATCAAGGTTGTAAATTTCTGAGAGTTGTTGCAgcttctttctccaccatggtatgggggagaaccattcaagtaatgTCCAGGTAAGAGAGGTGGCATTGTCTGGATTAAAGAGATGCTCCAAAGTAGGAGAAATGGGAAGGATTAGCTTGGTGGCATAGAGGActgttaggcaccagatgtaccataacacaTCTTCAGTGGTTTCTCTGGTTGGATCAAGGGTTAAACCTGTAAGGAACAGATTTTCTAGGTGGAaagtggaaaaaggaaaagggtctgtgacaaggtaggctttcatgaaaaaGCGAAAGAGAGCTTTTCTAGCAAATTCTTGGATGGCAAAAACAGAGGagaaggttttgttgaagggaaaagttttcttggtgagagcttctggAGGTAGTGACGTAGCCATGGAGATAATTGGAAAATGGTAGGTGGTGGAAAACAGGGTGAGAGTGTTTTCTGGTTTGGAGGGTCTGGAAAGcatatcagggatgaggttctgggatccctttatatgcttgactgaaaagtcatatttgaaaaaccaatcttttaacctgagtaacattttttcgggaacagttttacctttggaaatgaaagatattggggaaggctgaGCTGTCCATTcggatgagaaaatggtgtccaatcaaatgatactcaaactttttgatgtCATTCTTCaccgctaagatttctttgaacacgCTATGGTAGTGCTTCTGTGTCAGAAAAATGTCCACTAGCGTAAGCGATAAAGTTTTCTTTTCCGTTGATTTCTTCAAGGAGTATGGCaccccatgattcatcacttgcgtctgtcTGTAAGATGCGCTTGCCATCtgtaatcaactttaaaggagGCGGATTTTGCGCAATCTGCTTTAGGGTAGTGACAGCAAAtgtgtggtcagcattccattctgggggcttctttttcaataaagccgAGAGATGGTGAGTGTAATGATCCACGTGGGGGATGAAATCACGGATGTAGTTGATGATGCCGAGAAACTGTTGAATTTGCcttttggaaagttgctgatttggaaagtgaagcaattcGTGGGCAATGTGCTTTCCTGGCTGGTAGTGTCCATCTTTTATGAGcataccaaggaattcaaCATTATCTGTAGCAATGATGCTTTTCTTGGGCGATAACATGATTCCATGACTTTGGAGaatatcatagaattgagTTAACAACTGGCGATGTTCATCATGTGAGCCTGAAAAAAGcaagatatcatcaatataaatcaatgcatgatgcaAAATGGGTTGGAAGATTTGgaccatggatttttggaagatgGATGGGGCAATTTTGAGACCAAAGGGTAGGACGGTCCATTGAAAATGGGCATTGGGAATACAAAAAGCGGTTTTGTAGCGTTCGGAGGGTTCAATGCCTagttgccaaaaacctgattttaaatcaaattttgaaaagatctggGCATTTTTTAGAAAAGTGAACATGCTTTGTCGACGAGGTAGTGGGAATTTGTTatcttgtaaaaacatgtttaatggctGGTAGTCAATGACTAGGCGTTTCTTGCCTCGAacaatttcagaatgcttttcaacataaaaggcttggcaagcccatGGAGAACTTGTGGGCTCAATTAAACCTTGGGCTAACAATTGTGAACATTCTTGTTGGGCTAGGAGTAAgtcagaaggactcattcctggatgGGTAGCTTCAGTtgggttaatgtcttcattgagtttgaagggtaacttaatgaagaaagacttatttttccacaagggatttggatgggtgaactcagaatgggagtctggacagaaactcaaaagtttggttgaaatatcCTGGTAAGACTGGGGAGTTTCAGACAAATTGTAGAGCTTCAGAATGTCTGTGAATggtttgaacatggacttgacACAGATTCCAGTGggaatgatttggaggtgtttgatttggtgaaggatgtcaaatcctaacaagatatccttattaggaagAGTTGAACCAATAACTttggtccaaatgacacaatttgggaagatttgaataccaatgggttttttggtaatcaaagaggtGGTAAAGAGTTTGCCATTGacagctttgaaatgttctttAGACTGGGTCCAATATTCTGATGGAAGAATATGGGGGTTTAACATGCTGCGTTGGGCGCCAGTATCTATAagaccaattgctggaatgggcctttggaattttgagggcaagatctggagtttgatggatggGATAGGAATTGTAGTATCAAGGGAGAGtaactgttggtggaaaatcacTTGAGACCGGTCACTGTCTGAATCAGAGGAATTCTGCAGTGCGAATACTGTTTCATcattgggttcatcttgttcagaAAAATAGAATTCCAGTTCATCTTTGGCAGGGGAGTAGTCTGTAGTTGCTTGAAGATGCTCAACTAACCGGatggatttttttcttttgttgagGCAATCTTTGGCATAGTGGCCTTTTCTCTTGCAGATGAAATATCTGCTCGATTGCTTTCGTTTGAATTCTCTAGAGGAGGAAGATGTCTTTCTGAAGAATCGGTAGGGCTTTCGGGATCTGCGAGGTTGGGAGGAAAATTCTGGAGGTTTGAATTTTCGAAAATGccgttttttctttgaattttggatttttataccagttaataatctctttaaagttaacaattttggatttttattctgatatGGATGGGATTgttttaagtataaaactaaatttcaaaatcaaatttgagaaGTTATTCCTCCtatacttttcaaaaatctattgtaaaatgaaatgataTTCCCATAAgtgatttataaaaaatttaccaaacattaaaattagtttttaatttttgaaaatcactttaaatttaccaaaagtAATCTCAAACGAGCTTTATAatctatcaaaatcaattataataaagAGTTAGTGATTTAtcaattgaattgaattatgTCTTTTGTTCgcgatttaataaataaaatcacaagTTTAGACAACCGAATCAAATTCAGTTGAGATCTTTAACTTTAGCACTTGTAAAAATATGTGGGAGAAAGACAACATGTTGAGCATTAAAGAATAGTATATTAAGatcaattaaagaaattttttgataaCGATGCTCAAA contains these protein-coding regions:
- the LOC102627419 gene encoding protein HAIKU1, whose amino-acid sequence is MDGSKNRHNNDHLGVNKMGKNIRKSPLHQPNFAANNNVANRQQPQPQVYNISKNDFRNIVQQLTGSPSQEPLPRPPQNPPKPQSMRLQKIRPPPLAPINRPHVPPMVSAPAPAPAQAPAAAPLPPPVPYNNGLVRPPPHYGQSMPQFGQVQPVAPWDLAWNSTAESPISAYMRDLQNAIVDHGPRGNQRPPHPPVHAQQAHVLGQIQPQPPSSGLLPNPPMPGFPTSRVNGPTPLMPNLPSPQMNGPGLLPSPTSQFLWPSPTNYMNLLSPQSPYPLLSPGVQFPPPLTPNFQFSPVAQSGILGPGPQPPPSPGLAFPLSPSGFFPIFSPRWRDQ